A DNA window from Chiroxiphia lanceolata isolate bChiLan1 chromosome 6, bChiLan1.pri, whole genome shotgun sequence contains the following coding sequences:
- the MADD gene encoding MAP kinase-activating death domain protein isoform X44: MVQKKRICPRLLDYLVIIGARHPSSDSVAQTPELLRRYPLEDHADFPLPPDVVFFCQPEGCLSVRQKRMSFRDDTSFVFTLTDKDTGVIRYGICVNFYRSFQKRVPKEKGEGTGGHRGREGQKIPKSGEASAPQEEVGTESSESGSSLPAPSAESTPDVNRSPRSKRLAKGSHHSRNSTLTSLCILSHYPFFSTFRECLYTLKRLVDCCSERLLGKKLGIPRGVQRDTMWRIFTGSLLVEEKSSALLHDLREIEAWIYRLLRSPMPIAGQKRVDVEVLPHELQPALTFALPDPSRFTLVDFPLHLPLELLGVDACLQVLTCILLEHKIVLQSRDYNALSMSVMAFVAMIYPLEYMFPVIPLLPTCMASAEQLLLAPTPYIIGVPASFFLYKLDFKMPDDVWLIDLDTNRVIVPTNAESLPALPEPEASELKKHLKQALASMSLNTQPILNLEKFQEGQEVPLLLGRPQNDLQSTPSTEFNPLIYGNDVDSVDVATRVAMVRFFNSPNVLQGFQMHTRTLRLFPRPVVAFQANSFLASRPKQTPFADKLSRTQAVEYFGEWSLNPTNYAFQRIHNNMFDPALIGDKPKWYAHQLQPIHYRVYDSNSQLAEALNIPAEKETDSDPTDDSGSDSVDYDDSSSSYSSLGDFVSEMMKCDINGDTPNVDPLTHAALGDASEVEFDDFQEYSGDMDEQTMDSENSQETNQPRSSSSTTASSSPSTVIHGANHEAADSAEIEEKLAAGFSNHLPSLPLQPGFPKISLDRRESDIAAGSMSSSEGVVRKREYDNPYFEPQYGFPTEDEDDEQEESYTPRFDQNLNGSRSQKLLRPNSLKLANDSDADSDSRASSPNSTVSNNSSEGFGGIMSFASSLYRNHSTSFSLSNLALPTKVGRDKNTPFPSLKGNRRALVDQKSSVIKHSPTVKRESPSPQGRTSNSSENQQFLKEVVHNVLDGQGVGWLNMKRVRRLLESEQLRVFVLSKLNRTIQSEEDARQDVIQDVEISRKVYKGMLDLLKCTVLSLEHSYANAGLGGMASVFGLLEIAHTHYYNKEPEKRKRSPTDGSVTPVGKDPGSSPRVEPKPAMQLPVPQIMPKPPSPAGKGPREFDTRSLKEENFIASIGTEGVKQFDLGETDEKKSQISADSGLSLASGSQKSDFDSIPSGGPTVMVRSTSQDSEVSTVVSNSSGETLGADSDLSSNAGDGPSVENGGNLAGSRGTVSDSEIETNSATSSIFAKSHNLKQSVKDSKGSTPGRGPEDGNQRVYLYEGLLGKERSTLWDQMQFWEDAFLDAVMLEREGMGMDQGPQEMIDRYLSLGEHDRKRLEDDEDRLLATLLHNMIAYMLMIKVNKNDIRKKVRRLMGKSHIGLVHSQQINDILDKLANLSGRELPVRPSGSRHIKKQTFVVHAGTDTTGDIFFMEVCDDCIVLRSNIGTVYERWWYEKLINMTYCPKTKVLCLWRRNGQETQLNKFYTKKCRELYYCVKDSMERAAARQQSIKPGPELGGEFPVQDMKTGEGGLLQVTLEGINLKFMHSQVFIELNHIKKCNTVRGVFVLEEFVPETKEVVSHKYKTPMAHEICYSVLCLFSYVAAIRGKEAENKSKPPRPVSS; encoded by the exons GCACCCAAGCAGTGATAGTGTTGCTCAGACTCCTGAACTGCTGCGACGTTACCCTCTAGAAGACCATGCAGACTTTCCTCTACCGCCTGATGTTGTGTTCTTCTGCCAGCCAGAAGGATGTCTGAGTGTGCGGCAAAAACGCATGAGCTTCCGTGATGACACCTCCTTTGTCTTCACCCTCACAGACAAGGATACAGGTGTAATTCGCTATGGAATCTGTGTCAACTTCTACCGCTCCTTCCAGAAGCGAGTACccaaggagaagggagaaggcaCAGGGGGACATCGAGGTCGGGAGGGACAGAAGATCCCTAAATCTGGAGAGGCATCAGCACCCCAAGAGGAAGTGGGCACTGAGAGTTCAGAGAGTGGTTCTTCACTGCCGGCTCCAAGTGCAGAGTCTACCCCTGATGTGAATCGATCACCGCGCAGTAAGCGTCTGGCCAAAGGCAGTCATCACTCTCGGAACAGCACCCTGACTTCACTGTGCATCCTTAGTCATTATCCCTTCTTTTCCACATTTCGTGAGTGTCTCTACACCCTCAAGAGACTTGTGGACTGCTGTAGTGAGAGACTGTTGGGCAAGAAGTTGGGCATTCCTCGTGGAGTGCAGAG GGATACGATGTGGCGGATTTTCACAGGCTCTCTCCTGGTGGAAGAAAAGTCTAGTGCGTTGCTACACGACTTGCGGGAGATTGAGGCTTGGATATACCGTCTGCTCCGGTCACCAATGCCCATTGCTGGTCAGAAGCGGGTGGATGTGGAAGTCTTGCCACATGAGTTGCAACCAGCTTTGACCTTTGCTCTACCTGATCCATCCCGCTTCACCTTGGTGGATTTTCCATTACATCTCCCTTTAGAGTTGTTGGGAGTGGATGCCTGCCTGCAGGTGCTGACCTGCATCCTTTTGGAGCATAAG ATTGTATTGCAGTCCCGAGATTATAATGCGCTTTCTATGTCTGTGATGGCCTTTGTGGCCATGATCTACCCATTAGAGTACATGTTCCCCGTGatccctctgcttcccacctgCATGGCCTCTGCAGAACAg TTGCTTCTAGCCCCTACGCCTTATATCATTGGTGTTCCAGcaagtttctttctttacaaACTGGATTTTAAGATGCCTGATGATGTTTGGCTTATTGACCTGGATACCAACAGG GTGATTGTTCCCACAAATGCGGAATCtttgccagcactgccagaacCAGAAGCTTCAGAGctgaaaaagcatctgaaacaG GCCCTGGCCAGCATGAGTCTGAATACTCAGCCCATTCTTAATCTAGAGAAGttccaggaggggcaggaggtgccactgctgctgggaagaCCACAGAATGATTTGCAGTCTACTCCCTCCACAGAATTCAACCCCCTGATCTATGGAAATGATGTGGACTCTGTTGATGTGGCTACCAG aGTTGCTATGGTGAGATTCTTCAACTCACCAAATGTTTTGCAAGGTTTCCAAATGCATACTCGCACTCTTCGTCTCTTCCCACGACCGGTGGTGGCCTTCCAGGCAAATTCTTTTCTTGCCTCTAGGCCGAAGCAAACACCTTTTGCAGATAAGCTTTCCAGAACACAGGCAGTAGAATACTTTGGAGAATGGTCACTCAATCCTACTAACTATGCTTTCCAAAGAATTCATAACA ACATGTTTGACCCAGCCCTGATTGGTGACAAACCCAAGTGGTATGCTCACCAGCTGCAGCCGATCCACTATCGAGTCTATGACAGTAATTCACAGCTGGCTGAAGCACTGAATAtcccagcagagaaagaaacagattcTGATCCCACTGATGACAG CGGCAGTGACAGTGTCGACTATGACGACTCAAGTTCCTCCTACTCCTCCCTTGGTGATTTTGTCAGTGAGATGATGAAATGTGACATTAATGGTGATACCCCAA ATGTTGACCCCCTGACTCATGCAGCCCTTGGTGATGCTAGTGAAGTGGAATTTGATGATTTTCAAGAATATTCAGGGGATATGGATGAACAGACCATGGACAGTGAGAACTCCCAGGAGACCAACCAGCCTCGTTCAAGTTCCAGTACTACAGCCAGTagcagccccagcactgtcATCCATGGAGCAAATCAT GAGGCAGCAGACTCGGCAGAAATAGAAGAGAAGTTGGCTGCTGGATTTTCAAACCACCTCCCTTCCTTGCCACTGCAACCAGGCTTTCCCAAGATAAGCTTGGATCGTCGTGAGAGTGACATCGCAGCTGGCAGCATGAGCTCCTCAGAAGGGGTGGTGAGGAAGCGAGAGTATGACAATCCATACTTTGAACCTCAGTATGGTTTTCCTACggaggatgaagatgatgagCAGGAAGAGAGCTACACCCCAAGATTTGACCAGAATCTCAATGGAAGCAG GTCTCAGAAGTTACTCCGGCCAAACAGTTTAAAACTGGCCAATGATTCTGATGCAGATTCAGATTCCAGGGCCAGCTCCCCAAACTCTACTGTCTCCAACAACAGCAGTGAAGGTTTTGGGGGCATCATGTCTTTTGCAA GCAGCTTGTACAGAAACCACAGCACAAGTTTCAGTTTGTCCAACTTAGCCCTACCAACGAAAGTTGGGAGAGACAAGAATACTCCTTTTCCCAGCCTGAAAG GAAATAGACGAGCTCTTGTGGATCAAAAATCTTCAGTCATAAAGCACAGCCCAACAGTGAAGAGGGAATCTCCATCGCCTCAGGGACGAACTAGCAATTCCAG TGAGAACCAGCAGTTCCTGAAGGAGGTGGTACACAATGTTCTTGATGGGCAGGGTGTTGGCTGGCTGAATATGAAGAGAGTCCGACGTCTGCTGGAGAGTGAGCAGCTCCGTGTCTTTGTACTAAGCAAGCTGAATCGCACCATCCAGTCAGAAGAAGATGCTCGACAGGATGTCATACAGGACGTG GAGATCAGCCGCAAGGTTTATAAAGGCATGCTGGACTTGCTGAAGTGCACAGTCTTAAGCTTGGAGCATTCATATGCAAATGCTGGCCTGGGAGGCATGGCCAGTGTTTTTGGCCTGCTAGAGATAGCACATACTCACTATTATAATAAAG aaccagaaaagagaaaacGAAGTCCAACAGATGGATCTGTCACTCCAGTTGGCAAGGATCCTGGATCATCCCCAAGAGTGGAGCCAAAACCTGCGATGCAGCTGCCGGTACCTCAGATAATGCCAAAGCCACCAAGCCCTGCAGGCAAAGGGCCAAGGGAGTTTGACACAAGAAgtctaaaggaagaaaattttattgCTTCCATTG gAACAGAAGGTGTGAAACAATTCGATTTGGGAGAAACAGATGAGAAGAAATCCCAAATCAGTGCAGACAGTGGCCTCAGTTTGGCCTCAGGTTCTCAG AAGAGTGATTTTGACTCTATTCCCAGTGGAGGACCAACAGTTATGGTCCGAAGTACAAGCCAGGATTCTGAAGTCAGCACTGTG GTTAGTAACAGTTCTGGAGAGACATTAGGAGCAGACAGTGACTTGAGTAGCAATGCTGGTGATGGCCCGAGTGTGGAAAATGGTGGCAATTTGGCAGGATCCAGAGGCACTGTGTCAGACAGCGAAATTGAGACAAACTCTGCTACTAGCTCTATCTTT GCGAAGTCTCACAACCTGAAGCAGAGTGTGAAGGATAGCAAAGGCAGTACTCCAGGGAGAGGTCCAGAGGATGGGAACCAACGTGTCTATCTATATGAAGGACTTTTGG GCAAAGAGCGTTCAACTTTATGGGACCAGATGCAGTTCTGGGAAGATGCTTTTTTGGATGCTGTAATGTTAGAGAGAGAAGGAATGGGGATGGACCAGGGACCTCAGGAGATGATTGACAG GTATCTTTCCCTGGGAGAACATGATCGAAAGCGTTTGGAGGATGATGAGGACCGTTTGTTGGCTACACTGCTGCATAATATGATTGCCTATATGCTTATGataaag GTGAACAAGAATGATATTAGGAAAAAGGTGCGGCGTCTAATGGGAAAATCACATATTGGATTGGTGCACAGTCAGCAAATAAATGATATTCTAGACAAACTTGCCAATCTG agtGGACGGGAACTCCCTGTGAGACCCAGTGGCAGCCGCCATATCAAGAAGCAGACTTTTGTAGTACATGCTGGGACAGACACAACAGGAGACATATTTTTTATGGAG GTATGTGATGATTGTATTGTGCTTAGAAGCAACATTGGAACTGTATATGAACGTTGGTGGTATGAGAAACTCATCAACATGACTTACTGTCCCAAAACAAAAGTGCTCTGCCTCTGGCGCAGGAATGGTCAGGAGACACAACTGAACAAGTTCTACACAAAGAAG
- the MADD gene encoding MAP kinase-activating death domain protein isoform X43, with protein MVQKKRICPRLLDYLVIIGARHPSSDSVAQTPELLRRYPLEDHADFPLPPDVVFFCQPEGCLSVRQKRMSFRDDTSFVFTLTDKDTGVIRYGICVNFYRSFQKRVPKEKGEGTGGHRGREGQKIPKSGEASAPQEEVGTESSESGSSLPAPSAESTPDVNRSPRSKRLAKGSHHSRNSTLTSLCILSHYPFFSTFRECLYTLKRLVDCCSERLLGKKLGIPRGVQRDTMWRIFTGSLLVEEKSSALLHDLREIEAWIYRLLRSPMPIAGQKRVDVEVLPHELQPALTFALPDPSRFTLVDFPLHLPLELLGVDACLQVLTCILLEHKIVLQSRDYNALSMSVMAFVAMIYPLEYMFPVIPLLPTCMASAEQLLLAPTPYIIGVPASFFLYKLDFKMPDDVWLIDLDTNRVIVPTNAESLPALPEPEASELKKHLKQALASMSLNTQPILNLEKFQEGQEVPLLLGRPQNDLQSTPSTEFNPLIYGNDVDSVDVATRVAMVRFFNSPNVLQGFQMHTRTLRLFPRPVVAFQANSFLASRPKQTPFADKLSRTQAVEYFGEWSLNPTNYAFQRIHNNMFDPALIGDKPKWYAHQLQPIHYRVYDSNSQLAEALNIPAEKETDSDPTDDSGSDSVDYDDSSSSYSSLGDFVSEMMKCDINGDTPNVDPLTHAALGDASEVEFDDFQEYSGDMDEQTMDSENSQETNQPRSSSSTTASSSPSTVIHGANHEAADSAEIEEKLAAGFSNHLPSLPLQPGFPKISLDRRESDIAAGSMSSSEGVVRKREYDNPYFEPQYGFPTEDEDDEQEESYTPRFDQNLNGSRSQKLLRPNSLKLANDSDADSDSRASSPNSTVSNNSSEGFGGIMSFASSLYRNHSTSFSLSNLALPTKVGRDKNTPFPSLKGNRRALVDQKSSVIKHSPTVKRESPSPQGRTSNSSENQQFLKEVVHNVLDGQGVGWLNMKRVRRLLESEQLRVFVLSKLNRTIQSEEDARQDVIQDVEISRKVYKGMLDLLKCTVLSLEHSYANAGLGGMASVFGLLEIAHTHYYNKEPEKRKRSPTDGSVTPVGKDPGSSPRVEPKPAMQLPVPQIMPKPPSPAGKGPREFDTRSLKEENFIASIGTEGVKQFDLGETDEKKSQISADSGLSLASGSQKSDFDSIPSGGPTVMVRSTSQDSEVSTVVSNSSGETLGADSDLSSNAGDGPSVENGGNLAGSRGTVSDSEIETNSATSSIFAKSHNLKQSVKDSKGSTPGRGPEDGNQRVYLYEGLLGKERSTLWDQMQFWEDAFLDAVMLEREGMGMDQGPQEMIDRYLSLGEHDRKRLEDDEDRLLATLLHNMIAYMLMIKVNKNDIRKKVRRLMGKSHIGLVHSQQINDILDKLANLSGRELPVRPSGSRHIKKQTFVVHAGTDTTGDIFFMEVCDDCIVLRSNIGTVYERWWYEKLINMTYCPKTKVLCLWRRNGQETQLNKFYTKKCRELYYCVKDSMERAAARQQSIKPGPELGGEFPVQDMKTGEGGLLQVTLEGINLKFMHSQERKVFIELNHIKKCNTVRGVFVLEEFVPETKEVVSHKYKTPMAHEICYSVLCLFSYVAAIRGKEAENKSKPPRPVSS; from the exons GCACCCAAGCAGTGATAGTGTTGCTCAGACTCCTGAACTGCTGCGACGTTACCCTCTAGAAGACCATGCAGACTTTCCTCTACCGCCTGATGTTGTGTTCTTCTGCCAGCCAGAAGGATGTCTGAGTGTGCGGCAAAAACGCATGAGCTTCCGTGATGACACCTCCTTTGTCTTCACCCTCACAGACAAGGATACAGGTGTAATTCGCTATGGAATCTGTGTCAACTTCTACCGCTCCTTCCAGAAGCGAGTACccaaggagaagggagaaggcaCAGGGGGACATCGAGGTCGGGAGGGACAGAAGATCCCTAAATCTGGAGAGGCATCAGCACCCCAAGAGGAAGTGGGCACTGAGAGTTCAGAGAGTGGTTCTTCACTGCCGGCTCCAAGTGCAGAGTCTACCCCTGATGTGAATCGATCACCGCGCAGTAAGCGTCTGGCCAAAGGCAGTCATCACTCTCGGAACAGCACCCTGACTTCACTGTGCATCCTTAGTCATTATCCCTTCTTTTCCACATTTCGTGAGTGTCTCTACACCCTCAAGAGACTTGTGGACTGCTGTAGTGAGAGACTGTTGGGCAAGAAGTTGGGCATTCCTCGTGGAGTGCAGAG GGATACGATGTGGCGGATTTTCACAGGCTCTCTCCTGGTGGAAGAAAAGTCTAGTGCGTTGCTACACGACTTGCGGGAGATTGAGGCTTGGATATACCGTCTGCTCCGGTCACCAATGCCCATTGCTGGTCAGAAGCGGGTGGATGTGGAAGTCTTGCCACATGAGTTGCAACCAGCTTTGACCTTTGCTCTACCTGATCCATCCCGCTTCACCTTGGTGGATTTTCCATTACATCTCCCTTTAGAGTTGTTGGGAGTGGATGCCTGCCTGCAGGTGCTGACCTGCATCCTTTTGGAGCATAAG ATTGTATTGCAGTCCCGAGATTATAATGCGCTTTCTATGTCTGTGATGGCCTTTGTGGCCATGATCTACCCATTAGAGTACATGTTCCCCGTGatccctctgcttcccacctgCATGGCCTCTGCAGAACAg TTGCTTCTAGCCCCTACGCCTTATATCATTGGTGTTCCAGcaagtttctttctttacaaACTGGATTTTAAGATGCCTGATGATGTTTGGCTTATTGACCTGGATACCAACAGG GTGATTGTTCCCACAAATGCGGAATCtttgccagcactgccagaacCAGAAGCTTCAGAGctgaaaaagcatctgaaacaG GCCCTGGCCAGCATGAGTCTGAATACTCAGCCCATTCTTAATCTAGAGAAGttccaggaggggcaggaggtgccactgctgctgggaagaCCACAGAATGATTTGCAGTCTACTCCCTCCACAGAATTCAACCCCCTGATCTATGGAAATGATGTGGACTCTGTTGATGTGGCTACCAG aGTTGCTATGGTGAGATTCTTCAACTCACCAAATGTTTTGCAAGGTTTCCAAATGCATACTCGCACTCTTCGTCTCTTCCCACGACCGGTGGTGGCCTTCCAGGCAAATTCTTTTCTTGCCTCTAGGCCGAAGCAAACACCTTTTGCAGATAAGCTTTCCAGAACACAGGCAGTAGAATACTTTGGAGAATGGTCACTCAATCCTACTAACTATGCTTTCCAAAGAATTCATAACA ACATGTTTGACCCAGCCCTGATTGGTGACAAACCCAAGTGGTATGCTCACCAGCTGCAGCCGATCCACTATCGAGTCTATGACAGTAATTCACAGCTGGCTGAAGCACTGAATAtcccagcagagaaagaaacagattcTGATCCCACTGATGACAG CGGCAGTGACAGTGTCGACTATGACGACTCAAGTTCCTCCTACTCCTCCCTTGGTGATTTTGTCAGTGAGATGATGAAATGTGACATTAATGGTGATACCCCAA ATGTTGACCCCCTGACTCATGCAGCCCTTGGTGATGCTAGTGAAGTGGAATTTGATGATTTTCAAGAATATTCAGGGGATATGGATGAACAGACCATGGACAGTGAGAACTCCCAGGAGACCAACCAGCCTCGTTCAAGTTCCAGTACTACAGCCAGTagcagccccagcactgtcATCCATGGAGCAAATCAT GAGGCAGCAGACTCGGCAGAAATAGAAGAGAAGTTGGCTGCTGGATTTTCAAACCACCTCCCTTCCTTGCCACTGCAACCAGGCTTTCCCAAGATAAGCTTGGATCGTCGTGAGAGTGACATCGCAGCTGGCAGCATGAGCTCCTCAGAAGGGGTGGTGAGGAAGCGAGAGTATGACAATCCATACTTTGAACCTCAGTATGGTTTTCCTACggaggatgaagatgatgagCAGGAAGAGAGCTACACCCCAAGATTTGACCAGAATCTCAATGGAAGCAG GTCTCAGAAGTTACTCCGGCCAAACAGTTTAAAACTGGCCAATGATTCTGATGCAGATTCAGATTCCAGGGCCAGCTCCCCAAACTCTACTGTCTCCAACAACAGCAGTGAAGGTTTTGGGGGCATCATGTCTTTTGCAA GCAGCTTGTACAGAAACCACAGCACAAGTTTCAGTTTGTCCAACTTAGCCCTACCAACGAAAGTTGGGAGAGACAAGAATACTCCTTTTCCCAGCCTGAAAG GAAATAGACGAGCTCTTGTGGATCAAAAATCTTCAGTCATAAAGCACAGCCCAACAGTGAAGAGGGAATCTCCATCGCCTCAGGGACGAACTAGCAATTCCAG TGAGAACCAGCAGTTCCTGAAGGAGGTGGTACACAATGTTCTTGATGGGCAGGGTGTTGGCTGGCTGAATATGAAGAGAGTCCGACGTCTGCTGGAGAGTGAGCAGCTCCGTGTCTTTGTACTAAGCAAGCTGAATCGCACCATCCAGTCAGAAGAAGATGCTCGACAGGATGTCATACAGGACGTG GAGATCAGCCGCAAGGTTTATAAAGGCATGCTGGACTTGCTGAAGTGCACAGTCTTAAGCTTGGAGCATTCATATGCAAATGCTGGCCTGGGAGGCATGGCCAGTGTTTTTGGCCTGCTAGAGATAGCACATACTCACTATTATAATAAAG aaccagaaaagagaaaacGAAGTCCAACAGATGGATCTGTCACTCCAGTTGGCAAGGATCCTGGATCATCCCCAAGAGTGGAGCCAAAACCTGCGATGCAGCTGCCGGTACCTCAGATAATGCCAAAGCCACCAAGCCCTGCAGGCAAAGGGCCAAGGGAGTTTGACACAAGAAgtctaaaggaagaaaattttattgCTTCCATTG gAACAGAAGGTGTGAAACAATTCGATTTGGGAGAAACAGATGAGAAGAAATCCCAAATCAGTGCAGACAGTGGCCTCAGTTTGGCCTCAGGTTCTCAG AAGAGTGATTTTGACTCTATTCCCAGTGGAGGACCAACAGTTATGGTCCGAAGTACAAGCCAGGATTCTGAAGTCAGCACTGTG GTTAGTAACAGTTCTGGAGAGACATTAGGAGCAGACAGTGACTTGAGTAGCAATGCTGGTGATGGCCCGAGTGTGGAAAATGGTGGCAATTTGGCAGGATCCAGAGGCACTGTGTCAGACAGCGAAATTGAGACAAACTCTGCTACTAGCTCTATCTTT GCGAAGTCTCACAACCTGAAGCAGAGTGTGAAGGATAGCAAAGGCAGTACTCCAGGGAGAGGTCCAGAGGATGGGAACCAACGTGTCTATCTATATGAAGGACTTTTGG GCAAAGAGCGTTCAACTTTATGGGACCAGATGCAGTTCTGGGAAGATGCTTTTTTGGATGCTGTAATGTTAGAGAGAGAAGGAATGGGGATGGACCAGGGACCTCAGGAGATGATTGACAG GTATCTTTCCCTGGGAGAACATGATCGAAAGCGTTTGGAGGATGATGAGGACCGTTTGTTGGCTACACTGCTGCATAATATGATTGCCTATATGCTTATGataaag GTGAACAAGAATGATATTAGGAAAAAGGTGCGGCGTCTAATGGGAAAATCACATATTGGATTGGTGCACAGTCAGCAAATAAATGATATTCTAGACAAACTTGCCAATCTG agtGGACGGGAACTCCCTGTGAGACCCAGTGGCAGCCGCCATATCAAGAAGCAGACTTTTGTAGTACATGCTGGGACAGACACAACAGGAGACATATTTTTTATGGAG GTATGTGATGATTGTATTGTGCTTAGAAGCAACATTGGAACTGTATATGAACGTTGGTGGTATGAGAAACTCATCAACATGACTTACTGTCCCAAAACAAAAGTGCTCTGCCTCTGGCGCAGGAATGGTCAGGAGACACAACTGAACAAGTTCTACACAAAGAAG